In Tachysurus fulvidraco isolate hzauxx_2018 chromosome 11, HZAU_PFXX_2.0, whole genome shotgun sequence, one DNA window encodes the following:
- the LOC113649417 gene encoding olfactory receptor 2AT4-like: MMPDGNKSFVKDFFIVGFPGLHPNYYALVSAVMLLVYVCILLGNGFFLLLFAKNKNLQKPMYFIYISLVLSDLLFSTCTLPKIIARYWFQDGTISFAACFFQMYLVHYFGVVSSYTLAVMAIDRYIAVCYPFHYHTIMSNRNILIVSLLVWVFSHPCSIMLVVRASPLPYCGASTIVHCYCDHISITRLACIDRTLYSFPAFVYAMVILLGSLAIIVFSYSCIILVVLKISSAHGRLKTFSTCSSQLIIIALFFLPRCFNYLAANIGITFNADLQIAIIMLYSLLPPMINPLIYSLKTQEVKKILIKEFKKVSR, encoded by the coding sequence ATGATGCCAGATGGAAACAAGTCCTTTGTGAAGGACTTTTTCATTGTTGGATTTCCTGGACTTCATCCTAACTACTATGCCCTTGTGTCTGCAGTTATGTTATTAGTTTATGTGTGCATCTTGTTAGGGAAtggattttttcttcttttgtttgcaaaaaacaaaaatctccaGAAAcccatgtattttatttatataagtcTTGTGCTGTCTGATTTATTGTTTAGTACATGCACATTACCAAAGATCATTGCTAGATACTGGTTCCAAGATGGGACAATTTCATTTGCAGCTTGTTTTTTTCAGATGTACTTAGTGCATTATTTTGGTGTGGTCAGTTCATACACACTAGCTGTAATGGCCATAGATCGGTACATAGCAGTTTGCTACCCATTCCATTATCATACTATTATGtcaaatagaaatatattaatTGTGAGCCTTTTGGTCTGGGTTTTCTCTCATCCTTGCAGTATAATGTTGGTTGTGCGGGCATCACCACTTCCTTATTGTGGAGCTAGCACTATTGTACACTGCTATTGTGATCACATATCAATTACCCGACTTGCATGCATTGACAGGACTCTATATAGTTTTCCAGCTTTTGTTTATGCCATGGTAATATTGCTGGGATCTCTTGCCATTATTGTGTTCTCCTACTCTTGCATTATTTTAGTTGTCCTAAAAATATCAAGTGCACATGGGCGGCTAAAGACTTTTTCTACATGTAGTTCTCAACTCATTATAATTGCGCTCTTTTTCTTACCAAGGTGTTTTAATTACTTGGCTGCTAATATAGGTATCACATTTAATGCTGATTTGCAAATAGCTATCATCATGCTGTATAGCCTTCTACCTCCAATGATAAACCCATTAATATATAGTCTAAAAACACAAGAAGTTAAGAAGATTTTgataaaagaatttaaaaaagtaagtaggtaa